The Brevundimonas sp. SORGH_AS_0993 genome segment GGAACACAACGCGATCTGATCTCACGTCTATTATGCGTGAACGCCGATGGACGCGCCCCAAAGCAAAAGGGCCGAAGCTTGCGCTTCGGCCCTTCCGCGATCTCTTGGATGCGACTTACTTGGAAGCGTTGTCCAGGGTCGTGGAAACCTTCGAGAAGGTCTGGTGCAGCTTGCCGCTCATGGTCGTCAGAATGCCGATCAGGGCGACAGCGACCAGGGCGGCGATCAGGCCGTATTCGATGGCGGTGGCGCCCGATTCGTCGTTGGCGAAACGCGAGATGAACTTGGTCATGGGTAGGTTCCTTTTCAAAAATGTCTAGCGAGCTACTTGGCGGGGGGAGCCGGTGGCCCGCTTGACCCCCAAACGCAGGATGACAATCGCACACGGCCGTTAAGCCTGAGTCACGACTTGTGGTTACGCTCGAATTTACCAAAGAAAATTCTCGTGCCGTCGCTTCAGCCTTTGTTGAGAAAGTCTGGCGCATCCTGCGGGCGTCCGCGCCTGTGCGCGCCGTTTAGAAGAAGCCGCCGATGTCACGTCCCGCCGCCGCGCTGATCGCCGCCCTGACCGTCGCCGCCACGGCCGTCCTTCCTTTGGCCGCCCAGGCGCGCAGCGGCGCCGACGGCGCGCTG includes the following:
- a CDS encoding Flp family type IVb pilin yields the protein MTKFISRFANDESGATAIEYGLIAALVAVALIGILTTMSGKLHQTFSKVSTTLDNASK